The DNA region CCAGGAGCCCCAGATCGTTTTGGCCAGGGCGCTGGTGATATCCTCGGACAGGCCCATCACCTTGCCCACCTCGCGCACCGCCATGCGGGGGCGATAATGGATCACGGTGGCACAAAGTGCGGCCCGGTCGCGCCCGTATCTGTTATAGATATGCTGGATCACCTCTTCGCGCCGCTCATGTTCGAAATCAACGTCGATATCAGGCGGTTCTTTGCGTTCTTCGCTGATAAAGCGTTCAAACAACAGATCGTTGGTGTTGGGATCAACCGCAGTAATGCCCAGGACATAACACACGGCAGAGTTTGCGGCCGACCCCCGGCCCTGACACAGGATCGGCGGATCACATTTATGGCGGGCATAGTCCACGATCTGCTCAATCGTCAGGAAATACTGCGGAATATCCATCTTCTTGATCAGCGCCAGCTCCTTTCGCAATGTCGTGCTGATCGCATCCGGTATCCCGTCCGGATACCGCCGGGCCGCCCCTTTCCATGTCAGTTCTTCAAGATAGCCCTGCGGCGTGCGCCCCTCCGGGACGGTCTCTTTGGGGTATTCATAGGCCAGTTCCCGCAGATCGAATGTGCAGGCATCCGCGATGGCCCGCGTCGCCCGGATGGCGTGGGGCCATTGAGCGAACAGCTGGATCATCTGCGCCGGGGATTTCAGGTGCCGTTCCGCATTGGCGTTCAGCAGAAACCCGGCCTTTTGGATCGTCGTTTTGTGGAGGATGCAGGTCATCACATCCTGCAACGGGCGTCTGTCGGGGGCGTGATAGCGCACGTCATTGGTGGCCATGATCCCAAGACCATGGGCTTGGGCGAGCCTGTCCAGACGATTGATCCGGGCGCGATCATCCCCTTCGTACAGATAACTCACCGCGATATGACGCAGCGTGGGAAGCGCGCGGATCAGGCGTTTGAAACCAGCTTCAAAATGGTCAAGGCGCGGGCCGGGCAACGCAATCAACTGGACGTCCTTGCTGTGCCCCGCCAGATCATCCAGCGTGATGTCGCATGCTCCCTTGGCCTGCCATGCGCCATCGACATCGGTCATCTTGCCCTTGGACAGAAGCGTGCAAAGCCTGCCATAGGCGGCCCGGTCGCGCGGATAGGCAAGGAAGTCTTCCCCGGTCACCAATCGCAGGCGGCATCCGATGACGGGCGTGATCTGCGCTTTCAGGGCCTCGGCATGCAGGCGCACGACACCGGCCATGGTGTTCAGATCTGCGCAGCCCAGTTTGTCATACCCCAACCCATGGGCGGTGGTGGCAAGATCGACGGCGTCGGAGGCGCCGTGCAGAAAGGAAAAGCAGGTTGTCAGACCCAGCTCGACATAATCGGCCTTCGGGTTCGGTTTGAAGCCACCCTCCTCGATGGTGCGCCTTGGGCGCTGGTTGTCCATTTCAGGCATGGACCTCTTCCCTCTCCATCACGCGAAACACCCATGCACGAACCAGCGCGGATCGCCGCCGCGCCCATCCTCGTGCAACCCTTCCCGATAAAGCCAGATGCGCTGCCCCGCGTGATTTTCGACCTTGAAATAATCGCGCAACCGGGTGCCGGGGCGATCTTTCCACCATTCAGGGGCGATCCGTTCAGGGCCGGAATAGCGCATCACGCGGTGGGTTTGTCTGCGCCAGACAAATTGCGCGGGCGGGCCTTCCGGCACGGCATAAAGAACGCGGACTTCTTCGGGGTGATCGAACAACCGCAAGGGCCGCTCTTTCAGGGGCGCTGTTTCGGGTTCGGCCAGCATTGCGTCCGCAGCCATATGCCTTTCGGCCCGTTCGGGGATATGGCTGGCCCGCAAGACAGGGCGTGTGATGGCGCGCGCCCCAAACCTGGCGCTTAACCGGTCCACCAATTGTGTCAGATGCAGATCATCATCCGCCGCACCATCCAACCGGTTCTGGCGGTCCTGCATATCTTCCACGCCGCCCGCCTCAAGCGTGATCAGGTCAAAGCCAAACCCGGGGTTGATCCGCTCCACCTTGTCCCGGAACAGGCCATGCAGGTGGTTTGGATCGCGCGTCGTGGCGGAGGTTGCGACGCTCACATGGCTGACATCCCCATCGGTGTGATACACGGTCAGACCCAGGCGGCGACAGCCTTGCCCAGCCTGTTTGAGGGCCTCACATAGATCTTCACACAAGCCCGGCAGATATGGGGTCGGATCAAAAATCGGCTCGGCCAGGCTGCTTTGCACCCGCAAACGCGGAGAGGCGCCCACGCTGGCAACAGGTTCCGCCAATTTCCCCAACGCCTGATCAAGACGCATCAGCGGGTTTGCCTCAAGGGCCGCTTTCACAAACCTTCTGGCCAGCGACAACCGGGGCACATCCATGAGCGCGCCGATGGTTTTCAGACCCAGGCGGCGTAACAGAACGACGGTGTCATTCTCCAACCGCAACCCGGTGACGGGCAGGGCCCCTAGTTTGATGTCCACCTCATCCGCGGCACAAACGGACCTGACCGGGCCAAAGCGCGCCAGGGCCCATGCCGCCCCCCATGTTGGCGCAACGGCCAGTCGGGCGCTGATCCCCAGCAGGGATAATTGCGTCTCCATTGTCGTCAGCATCGCCGCTTCGCCGCCCAGAAGATGATCTGAACCAGTGGTGTCGAGGATCAGCCCGTCTTCCCCATCGCGCACCGTCCAGGGGCACCAGCGCCGCGCCCAAAGGACAAGTCGGTCCAATGCAGCCCGGTCGCCCATGATATCGGCATATTCCACATGCAGTTCGGGACAAATGGCGCGCATATCCACAAGGCGTGCGCCGGGATTGATCCCTCCCAACCGCGCGGCACGGTTCGCCGCATGAACGACCGGCCCATGATGCCCTTCACGCACCAGCACAAGGGGCATGTCATCCGGTGGCGCGTTGCCGTGCCGCTCCATCACCCGGTGCCAGCGTTCCATCGCGAACTGCGGCAGAGAGATCGAGACGATCCGACGCCCCGTCATAGCGGGCCACCCATTGTCCGGGCCTGGATTGGCGCGAGCGGAACAGGTCGAGCGACCATCGTGGCAGGCCGGGGGCCTGCGCATCGTGTGGATGCGGTGCGGCCGGCAGGGACGACACGCGCCATCGGTCGCGGGCCGCGCTCAGGTCTGGTGAGGCCGCGCGCCGGATCAGCCAGCAGGGCACATCTGCGGTCTCTGCGCGCATCGCTAACCGTTTGGTTGCGGTGAAATCGAGGGCCGAGGGATTGCCCCAAATCTCGCCAATCACGGCACCCAAAGCCTTGCATCGCAATCCATCCTCCATGGCCCAAAGCACATCAGCTGCACGGGACACATCCACCATGATCATGGGGCGTCGCGACCCGATCCCAGCAAGACAGGGCCGACCCGTTTCCTTGCGTGACAACCGGTCCTGCACCCAAAGAACGGGCGCCTGCGTGCGTGCAAGTCGGGATAGAATGAAACCCGCCGATGCCGCATCAGTCGCTGTTTCGGGAAACACCTCCGACAATGTGTGTGCGGGTGAGCCAGGCTGGCGCGCTTGCCTCGCCAGACGTTTGTGAACCTGAAATGACCCCATACACAGCAAACCGAATCTAATGTGTTCCCTATTTGTTCTAGGCCACATCGCAGATATCGTCAAACAGCACGTGTTGCTGTCACCGGATAGAGCTTCAGCCACTTGTCCCGAGCGTCCGCGCCAACACCCAAGCGCCCCAAAGCCTGAGAGCAAAGATTTCCTTCTCCCCGCCACCGCCAAACCAGATAAGATGACGTCGAGAGACCGGTGGACGCGGACAGCAGTCCGAACCACCG from Jannaschia sp. CCS1 includes:
- a CDS encoding Y-family DNA polymerase, which translates into the protein MERHGNAPPDDMPLVLVREGHHGPVVHAANRAARLGGINPGARLVDMRAICPELHVEYADIMGDRAALDRLVLWARRWCPWTVRDGEDGLILDTTGSDHLLGGEAAMLTTMETQLSLLGISARLAVAPTWGAAWALARFGPVRSVCAADEVDIKLGALPVTGLRLENDTVVLLRRLGLKTIGALMDVPRLSLARRFVKAALEANPLMRLDQALGKLAEPVASVGASPRLRVQSSLAEPIFDPTPYLPGLCEDLCEALKQAGQGCRRLGLTVYHTDGDVSHVSVATSATTRDPNHLHGLFRDKVERINPGFGFDLITLEAGGVEDMQDRQNRLDGAADDDLHLTQLVDRLSARFGARAITRPVLRASHIPERAERHMAADAMLAEPETAPLKERPLRLFDHPEEVRVLYAVPEGPPAQFVWRRQTHRVMRYSGPERIAPEWWKDRPGTRLRDYFKVENHAGQRIWLYREGLHEDGRGGDPRWFVHGCFA
- a CDS encoding ImuA family protein; translated protein: MIMVDVSRAADVLWAMEDGLRCKALGAVIGEIWGNPSALDFTATKRLAMRAETADVPCWLIRRAASPDLSAARDRWRVSSLPAAPHPHDAQAPGLPRWSLDLFRSRQSRPGQWVARYDGASDRLDLSAAVRDGTLAPGDGAARQRATG